In Jejubacter calystegiae, the following are encoded in one genomic region:
- the nrdF gene encoding class 1b ribonucleoside-diphosphate reductase subunit beta has translation MRHLTRVSAINWNKIQDSKDLEVWNRLTSNFWLPEKVPLSNDITAWQSLSPAEQQLTIRVFTGLTLLDTIQNTIGAPALMEDALTPHEEAVFSNISFMEAVHARSYSSIFSTLCQTREVDAAYAWSEENEALQNKARIILEQYASHCPLKKKIASVFLESFLFYSGFWLPMYWSSRGKLTNTADLIRLIIRDEAVHGYYIGYKYQKGLESVTQEQRDELRNFALELMMALYENELTYTEALYGESGWEEEVKSFLCYNANKALMNLGYEALFPPEMAEVNPAIMAALSPNADENHDFFSGSGSSYVMGKAVATEDEDWDF, from the coding sequence ATGAGACATTTAACCCGGGTTTCCGCCATCAACTGGAACAAAATTCAGGACAGTAAGGATCTCGAGGTCTGGAACCGGCTAACCAGCAATTTCTGGCTGCCGGAAAAGGTACCGCTATCTAACGATATCACCGCCTGGCAGAGCCTGAGTCCCGCCGAACAGCAGCTAACGATTCGGGTCTTTACCGGCCTGACGCTGCTGGACACCATTCAGAACACCATTGGCGCCCCCGCGCTGATGGAAGATGCCCTCACCCCTCATGAAGAGGCGGTATTTTCCAATATCAGCTTTATGGAGGCGGTCCACGCCCGCTCATACAGCTCTATCTTTTCCACCCTGTGCCAGACCCGGGAAGTGGATGCCGCTTACGCCTGGAGCGAAGAGAATGAGGCGCTGCAGAATAAAGCGCGTATTATCCTGGAACAGTACGCAAGCCACTGTCCGTTAAAGAAAAAAATCGCCAGCGTATTTCTGGAGTCGTTCCTGTTCTATTCCGGCTTCTGGTTGCCGATGTACTGGTCGAGCCGCGGCAAACTCACCAACACCGCCGATCTTATCCGCCTGATCATTCGTGACGAGGCGGTACATGGTTATTACATCGGCTATAAGTATCAGAAGGGGCTGGAGAGCGTGACCCAGGAACAGCGCGATGAACTACGCAATTTCGCCCTTGAGTTGATGATGGCGCTGTACGAAAACGAGCTTACCTATACCGAAGCGCTGTATGGCGAGTCAGGCTGGGAAGAAGAGGTTAAATCGTTCCTGTGCTACAACGCCAACAAGGCGCTGATGAACCTGGGGTATGAGGCGCTGTTCCCGCCTGAAATGGCGGAAGTCAACCCGGCGATTATGGCCGCCCTCTCTCCCAATGCCGATGAAAACCACGACTTTTTCTCCGGTTCAGGCTCTTCCTATGTGATGGGAAAAGCGGTTGCCACCGAAGATGAAGACTGGGATTTTTAA
- the proV gene encoding glycine betaine/L-proline ABC transporter ATP-binding protein ProV, with product MAIKLEVKNLYKVFGEHPQRAFKYIDQGFSKEQLLEKTGLSLGVKDANLTIEEGEIFVVMGLSGSGKSTMVRLLNRLIEPTRGQVLIDGVDIARISEPELREVRRKKIAMVFQSFALMPHMNVLNNTAFGMELAGASQQERQEKALDALRQVGLENYAHAYPDELSGGMRQRVGLARALAINPDILLMDEAFSALDPLIRSEMQDELVKLQAKHQRTVVFISHDLDEAMRIGDRIAIMQNGEVVQVGTPDEILNNPANDYVRTFFRGVDISQVFSAKDIARRTPRGLLRKTTGFGPRSALKLLQDDALEFGYIIERGQKFLGIVSIDSLKRALAAGQGLDEALLDSPEPVMADTPLSELLTPVGQAPCAVPVVDEAQQYIGIISKGMLLQALDREGANNE from the coding sequence ATGGCAATTAAATTAGAAGTCAAAAATCTTTACAAGGTATTTGGGGAACATCCCCAACGGGCCTTCAAATATATAGACCAGGGTTTCTCAAAAGAGCAACTTTTAGAGAAAACAGGGCTTTCACTGGGCGTTAAGGACGCCAATCTGACCATTGAAGAAGGCGAGATCTTCGTCGTTATGGGGCTTTCCGGATCGGGAAAATCCACCATGGTACGCCTTCTCAATCGCCTGATAGAGCCCACCCGCGGCCAGGTACTGATCGATGGTGTGGATATCGCCAGAATATCGGAACCTGAACTCCGTGAGGTGCGCAGAAAAAAAATCGCCATGGTCTTCCAGTCCTTTGCGCTAATGCCCCATATGAATGTCCTGAATAATACAGCATTCGGTATGGAATTAGCCGGCGCCTCTCAGCAGGAGCGCCAGGAAAAAGCCCTCGACGCCCTGCGCCAGGTGGGACTGGAAAATTACGCGCACGCATACCCGGATGAACTTTCCGGCGGTATGCGTCAGCGCGTAGGTCTGGCCCGCGCCCTGGCCATTAATCCCGACATTCTGCTAATGGACGAAGCTTTCTCGGCGCTCGATCCCTTAATTCGCAGTGAAATGCAGGATGAATTAGTCAAACTCCAGGCTAAACATCAGCGCACCGTGGTCTTTATTTCCCACGATCTTGATGAGGCGATGCGGATTGGCGATCGCATTGCCATTATGCAAAACGGCGAGGTGGTTCAGGTCGGTACACCGGATGAGATCCTCAACAACCCGGCCAACGATTACGTTCGCACTTTCTTCCGCGGCGTTGATATCAGCCAGGTCTTTAGCGCCAAAGATATCGCCCGCCGGACACCGCGCGGCCTGCTGCGCAAGACCACCGGTTTTGGTCCCCGCTCGGCGCTGAAGCTGCTTCAGGACGATGCTCTGGAGTTCGGCTACATCATCGAGCGCGGCCAGAAATTTCTTGGCATCGTCTCTATCGACTCCCTGAAACGCGCGCTGGCGGCGGGACAGGGACTGGATGAGGCGCTGCTCGACTCTCCGGAGCCCGTGATGGCAGATACGCCACTCAGCGAGCTGCTCACCCCCGTCGGCCAGGCCCCCTGCGCGGTACCGGTCGTGGATGAGGCACAGCAGTACATCGGCATCATCTCCAAGGGGATGCTGCTGCAGGCATTAGATCGGGAGGGAGCAAACAATGAGTGA